From the genome of Streptomyces sp. V1I1, one region includes:
- a CDS encoding carbohydrate ABC transporter permease: MAALTTSAPAANPRRRAHRRRRNIAVVFVLPALLLLGALVVYPVLFSAGRSLFDASGDRFVGGENYAEIFSDPATLKAIRNSTIWVVVAPVLLTGLGLVLAVLTEKVRWATAFKLVLFLPMAVSFLAAGIIFRLAYEEDPNRGVLNAVAVGVHDAFDDRSAYPTARARQGQGLTGDPGGAYRTTDAVSPGKSVSLGFVGVAPDKMPSDARPAHAASSAAPAADEVRGVVYLDFTPGGGGRPGKVDPAEKGLPGMSVEAVRDGKVAAKATTAADGSFNFPGLDAGSYTVRLPAENFAAPYQGISWLGPALVTPAIIGAYLWIWTGFSMVLIGAGLAAIPRDALEAARMDGANEWQIFRKITVPLLAPVLTVVFVTLVINVMKVFDLVWIIAPGPVQEEANVLATRMWLVSFGGGNNQGLGSALSVLLLLLVVPAMIFNVRRFRRSGA, translated from the coding sequence ATGGCTGCACTCACCACATCCGCCCCCGCCGCGAATCCGCGGCGGCGGGCGCACCGCAGGAGGCGGAACATCGCGGTGGTGTTCGTCCTGCCCGCCCTGCTGCTGCTCGGCGCGCTGGTCGTCTACCCCGTCCTGTTCTCCGCCGGACGAAGCCTCTTCGACGCGAGCGGCGACCGCTTCGTCGGCGGCGAGAACTACGCCGAGATATTCAGCGATCCCGCGACGCTCAAGGCGATCCGCAACAGCACCATCTGGGTTGTCGTCGCTCCGGTCCTGCTGACCGGTCTCGGCCTGGTGCTCGCCGTACTCACCGAGAAGGTGCGCTGGGCAACTGCCTTCAAGCTGGTGCTCTTCCTGCCCATGGCGGTGTCGTTCCTGGCCGCCGGCATCATCTTCCGGCTCGCGTACGAGGAGGACCCGAACCGGGGTGTGCTCAACGCCGTGGCCGTGGGCGTCCACGACGCCTTCGACGACCGTTCCGCGTACCCCACCGCCAGGGCCCGTCAGGGCCAGGGACTGACCGGGGATCCGGGCGGTGCCTACCGTACGACCGACGCGGTCAGCCCCGGAAAGTCCGTCAGCCTCGGCTTCGTCGGAGTGGCACCGGACAAGATGCCGTCCGACGCCCGGCCCGCACATGCCGCGTCCTCTGCCGCGCCCGCAGCGGACGAGGTGAGGGGCGTGGTCTACCTGGACTTCACTCCTGGCGGAGGCGGCAGGCCGGGCAAGGTCGACCCGGCCGAGAAGGGTCTGCCGGGGATGTCGGTCGAGGCGGTACGGGACGGAAAGGTGGCCGCGAAAGCCACCACCGCCGCGGACGGCTCGTTCAACTTCCCCGGCCTGGACGCCGGTTCGTACACCGTCCGGCTCCCGGCGGAGAACTTCGCAGCCCCCTACCAGGGCATTTCCTGGCTCGGCCCCGCTCTGGTCACCCCGGCGATCATCGGTGCCTATCTGTGGATCTGGACCGGCTTCTCGATGGTGCTGATCGGGGCAGGACTGGCTGCCATCCCCCGGGACGCGCTGGAGGCGGCCCGGATGGACGGCGCCAATGAGTGGCAGATCTTCCGGAAGATCACGGTGCCGCTGCTCGCTCCGGTGCTGACGGTGGTCTTCGTGACCCTGGTGATCAACGTGATGAAGGTCTTCGACCTCGTCTGGATCATCGCGCCAGGGCCGGTCCAGGAAGAGGCCAATGTCCTGGCGACCCGGATGTGGCTGGTGTCCTTCGGCGGCGGCAACAACCAGGGACTCGGCAGCGCCCTCAGCGTGCTGCTCCTGCTTCTGGTCGTACCCGCCATGATCTTCAACGTCCGGCGCTTCCGAAGGAGCGGAGCATGA
- a CDS encoding ABC transporter substrate-binding protein — protein sequence MRRLTTTRRTTAAASAVLTLALGATACGGSPGPASGGKELNGQTVTVAGVWTGSEQKNFRKVLDAFTKETGAKTVFVPTGDNVSTFVGSKIEGGNAPDVAMVPQVGVLQQFAKEGWLEPLSQKTATTAGANLATVWKNYGTVDKTYYGLYFKAAHKSTVWYSPSAFEQAGVAEPKSYTDMLKAGRTLADSGLPAFAVAGEDGWTLTDWFENIYLSQAGPEKYDQLAAHTLPWTDASVVKALTTLGEVFKDKQLVAGGSAGALRTDFPGSIEQVFGPEPKAGMVYEGDFVGGMAKDDFGKKLGEDAKFFPFPGVDSGKAPVVSGGDAAVVLKDGKNKKAAQRLLEFLATPEAASVWAGAGGFLSPNKDVDLASYADDTTRSTAKSLVDAGDSVRFDMSDQAPAAFGGTKGAGEWKLLQDFLRDPSDPKGTAAKLEAAAAKAYKS from the coding sequence ATGCGACGACTCACGACGACCCGGCGGACCACGGCGGCCGCATCGGCGGTACTCACCCTCGCCCTCGGCGCGACGGCCTGCGGCGGCTCACCGGGCCCGGCGAGCGGCGGTAAGGAACTCAACGGCCAGACCGTGACCGTGGCCGGAGTCTGGACCGGCAGCGAGCAGAAGAACTTCCGGAAGGTGCTGGACGCCTTCACCAAGGAGACCGGCGCCAAGACCGTCTTCGTGCCGACCGGTGACAACGTCTCCACCTTCGTAGGCAGCAAGATCGAGGGCGGCAACGCCCCGGACGTGGCGATGGTGCCTCAGGTCGGCGTACTCCAGCAGTTCGCCAAGGAGGGCTGGCTCGAGCCCCTCTCACAGAAGACCGCGACGACCGCCGGCGCGAACCTCGCCACGGTGTGGAAGAACTACGGCACCGTCGACAAGACGTACTACGGCCTCTACTTCAAGGCGGCCCACAAGTCGACCGTCTGGTACAGCCCGAGCGCGTTCGAGCAGGCCGGAGTGGCGGAGCCCAAGAGCTACACGGACATGCTCAAGGCGGGCCGCACGCTCGCCGACTCCGGACTGCCCGCCTTCGCCGTCGCCGGTGAGGACGGCTGGACCCTCACCGACTGGTTCGAGAACATCTACCTCTCCCAGGCGGGACCGGAGAAGTACGACCAGCTGGCCGCCCACACCCTGCCCTGGACCGACGCCAGCGTGGTCAAGGCGCTCACCACCCTGGGCGAGGTGTTCAAGGACAAGCAGCTCGTGGCCGGCGGCTCGGCCGGCGCGCTGCGCACCGACTTCCCGGGCTCGATCGAGCAGGTCTTCGGTCCCGAGCCGAAGGCCGGCATGGTCTACGAGGGCGACTTCGTGGGCGGTATGGCCAAGGACGACTTCGGCAAGAAGCTCGGCGAGGACGCCAAGTTCTTCCCGTTCCCCGGCGTCGACAGCGGCAAGGCACCGGTGGTGAGCGGCGGTGACGCGGCCGTGGTGCTCAAGGACGGCAAGAACAAGAAGGCGGCGCAACGGCTGCTGGAGTTCCTGGCCACCCCCGAAGCGGCTTCGGTATGGGCCGGCGCGGGAGGCTTCCTCTCCCCCAACAAGGACGTGGACCTCGCCTCGTACGCCGACGACACCACCCGGTCCACGGCCAAGTCACTGGTGGATGCCGGTGACTCGGTGCGCTTCGACATGTCCGACCAGGCCCCGGCCGCGTTCGGCGGAACCAAGGGCGCGGGCGAGTGGAAGCTCCTCCAGGACTTCCTGCGCGACCCCTCGGACCCGAAGGGCACCGCGGCCAAGCTCGAAGCCGCGGCCGCCAAGGCATACAAGAGCTGA
- a CDS encoding glycoside hydrolase family 13 protein — protein sequence MLTALPAVLGHSPRTATSWWRDAVIYQVYVRSFLDSTGDGIGDLAGVRAGLPYLRKLGVDGIWLSPFYPSPQHDHGYDVADYCDVDPVYGDLAEFDLLMADARRLGLKLLLDIVPNHCSSEHPWFREALAADPGSAARARFHFADGRGPDGAEPPNNWRAMFGGPAWSRITESDGTPGQWYLHLFTPEQPDLNWRNPEIGDSFERVLRFWLDRGVDGFRIDVAAGLFKHPELPDSDDPAADERSRDSVNPLAWNQPEVHQVWRRWRSVCEEYADRDGHERLLVGEVSVPTAREHAEYVRPDELHQAFFFDLLSAPWDAEAFRTTITEAIRDIAGTGSTVTWVLNNHDQVRTVTRYAGEPGVEASGLGAARARAAALLMLALPGAAYVYQGEELGLPEVLDLPDEVLTDPIFHRTGSRARIRDGCRVPLPWSGHASPFGFSQGAAGARPWLPQPEWFAEHATDRALADTRSFWHLYREGLQLRRSLPQLGEGSLRWLEAPPQVLAMTRGDGLICAINFGTEPVPAPVAGTPLLSSGPCPDGVLPGATAAWWTGDCPTP from the coding sequence ATGCTCACAGCTCTTCCGGCCGTCCTCGGCCACTCCCCCCGCACGGCCACCTCCTGGTGGCGCGACGCGGTGATCTACCAGGTGTACGTACGCAGCTTCCTCGACAGCACGGGGGACGGCATCGGCGACCTGGCCGGCGTTCGGGCCGGGCTGCCGTACCTCAGGAAGCTCGGTGTCGACGGCATCTGGCTCAGCCCGTTCTATCCGTCGCCGCAGCACGACCACGGTTACGACGTCGCCGACTACTGCGACGTCGACCCGGTCTACGGCGACCTGGCCGAGTTCGACCTGCTGATGGCCGACGCCCGCCGGCTCGGACTCAAGCTGCTGCTCGACATCGTCCCCAACCACTGCTCCAGCGAGCACCCGTGGTTCCGCGAAGCGCTCGCCGCCGACCCCGGCAGCGCCGCCCGCGCCCGCTTCCACTTCGCCGACGGCCGCGGGCCGGACGGCGCGGAGCCCCCCAACAACTGGCGGGCCATGTTCGGCGGGCCCGCCTGGAGCCGGATCACGGAATCCGACGGCACCCCGGGACAGTGGTATCTCCACCTGTTCACCCCGGAGCAGCCCGACCTGAACTGGCGCAACCCCGAGATCGGCGACTCCTTCGAGCGCGTACTGCGCTTCTGGCTGGACCGGGGTGTCGACGGTTTCCGCATCGATGTCGCCGCCGGCCTCTTCAAGCACCCCGAGCTGCCCGACTCCGACGACCCCGCCGCCGACGAGCGGTCCCGGGACTCGGTGAACCCGCTGGCCTGGAACCAGCCCGAGGTCCACCAGGTGTGGCGCCGCTGGCGGTCCGTGTGCGAGGAGTACGCGGACCGGGACGGCCACGAGCGGCTGCTCGTCGGCGAGGTCTCCGTACCGACGGCGCGCGAACACGCCGAGTACGTACGGCCCGACGAGCTGCACCAGGCGTTCTTCTTCGACCTGCTCAGCGCCCCGTGGGACGCCGAAGCCTTCCGGACAACCATCACGGAGGCGATACGCGACATCGCAGGGACGGGATCCACCGTCACCTGGGTGCTCAACAACCACGACCAGGTACGCACGGTCACCCGCTACGCGGGCGAGCCCGGCGTGGAGGCCAGCGGGCTCGGTGCGGCACGTGCCCGCGCCGCCGCTCTGCTGATGCTGGCGCTGCCCGGCGCCGCCTACGTCTACCAGGGCGAGGAGCTCGGCCTCCCGGAAGTCCTCGACCTTCCCGACGAGGTGCTCACCGACCCGATCTTCCACCGCACCGGCAGCCGCGCGCGCATCCGGGACGGCTGCCGGGTGCCGCTGCCCTGGTCGGGTCACGCGTCACCGTTCGGCTTCAGCCAGGGTGCGGCCGGCGCGCGGCCCTGGCTGCCACAGCCCGAGTGGTTCGCCGAGCACGCCACCGACCGGGCGCTGGCCGACACCCGCTCCTTCTGGCACCTCTACCGCGAAGGACTTCAACTGCGGCGCAGCCTGCCGCAGTTGGGCGAGGGCAGCCTGCGCTGGCTGGAGGCGCCCCCGCAGGTCCTGGCCATGACCCGCGGTGACGGACTCATCTGCGCGATCAACTTCGGAACCGAGCCCGTGCCCGCGCCGGTAGCGGGCACTCCACTCCTCTCCAGCGGTCCCTGCCCGGACGGTGTGCTCCCCGGAGCGACCGCCGCGTGGTGGACGGGCGACTGCCCCACCCCCTGA
- a CDS encoding ABC transporter substrate-binding protein, translating into MRWMHAAGRGLLVVAVILAGYAGFGAQSESAAPKGRGPMTLVTAGDLTEYLGPLLDDWNRSHAKEQVTLVELPDSADETRAQMISELRSGSDRFDVLNIDVAWTSEFAAAGWISPLQRDRFPLNTFLAPVVDTATFDGRLYAVPYVTNAGLLYYRKDILERAGERPPRTWAELARQARELAPEYGMDGYAGQFLPYEGLTVNATEAVHSAGGSILRDDGARVTVDSAAARAGLEFLAGGVRDGWISSKARGYKEEESRQAFQDGRLLFLRNWPYVYSVANAPGSKVAGAFGAVPLPGPSGPGTSVLGGSNLAVSSHSRHPESAADLIAYLTSERVQRQVLTEGSLPPVRAALYEDPALIRAYPYLPTLRQSVLAAEPRPKSPRYDQVSLAVQAVVQDVMALRQTPQQAVARLSRELGTISRKG; encoded by the coding sequence ATGCGGTGGATGCATGCCGCGGGTAGGGGGCTCCTCGTTGTCGCCGTAATCCTCGCGGGTTACGCGGGCTTCGGCGCCCAGTCGGAGAGTGCGGCTCCCAAGGGCCGCGGACCCATGACGCTGGTGACGGCGGGCGATCTCACCGAGTATCTCGGGCCGCTGCTGGACGACTGGAACCGCAGCCACGCGAAGGAACAGGTCACGCTCGTCGAGCTGCCCGACTCCGCGGACGAGACCCGGGCCCAGATGATCAGCGAGCTGCGGTCCGGCAGTGACCGGTTCGACGTACTGAACATCGATGTGGCCTGGACCTCCGAGTTCGCGGCTGCAGGATGGATCTCCCCCTTGCAGCGGGACCGGTTCCCGCTGAACACCTTCCTGGCGCCCGTGGTGGACACAGCCACCTTCGACGGCCGCCTCTACGCCGTCCCCTATGTCACCAACGCCGGGCTGCTGTACTACCGCAAGGACATTCTGGAGCGGGCGGGCGAACGGCCACCGCGCACATGGGCGGAGCTGGCCCGGCAGGCCCGGGAACTGGCCCCCGAGTACGGCATGGACGGCTATGCCGGCCAGTTCCTGCCGTACGAGGGACTGACGGTCAACGCCACCGAGGCCGTTCATTCGGCGGGCGGCTCGATCCTTCGGGACGACGGCGCCCGGGTGACGGTGGACTCGGCCGCGGCCCGGGCCGGACTGGAGTTCCTGGCGGGCGGAGTACGGGACGGCTGGATCTCCTCCAAAGCCCGCGGCTACAAGGAGGAGGAGTCCCGGCAGGCCTTCCAGGACGGCCGGCTGCTCTTTCTGCGGAACTGGCCCTACGTGTACTCGGTGGCCAACGCGCCGGGTTCGAAGGTGGCCGGCGCATTCGGTGCGGTGCCGCTGCCCGGACCGTCGGGACCGGGCACGAGTGTGCTCGGCGGCTCCAATCTCGCGGTCAGCAGCCACTCCCGGCATCCGGAGTCGGCCGCCGACCTGATCGCCTATCTCACCAGCGAGCGCGTCCAGCGGCAGGTGCTCACCGAGGGCTCGCTGCCACCGGTACGCGCCGCGCTGTACGAGGATCCCGCTCTGATCCGGGCCTACCCGTATCTGCCCACGCTGCGGCAGAGCGTACTGGCGGCCGAGCCGCGCCCCAAGAGCCCTCGGTACGACCAGGTGAGCCTCGCCGTGCAGGCCGTCGTCCAGGACGTCATGGCGCTGCGGCAGACGCCGCAGCAGGCCGTCGCACGGCTGTCCCGCGAGCTGGGAACGATCTCCCGCAAGGGCTGA
- a CDS encoding PadR family transcriptional regulator — translation MRLPLLALLTRGPAHGYELKQDLEKLLGAAYPQPNVGQIYVTLGRLEKAGLIAGEDVEQSGRPNKRTYRLTDAGREAVLAWFEETTDEPRVRDEFFMKVALAPQSGLADPITLINKQRRQYLNTMRDLSKLAAAEDRDNRVSQLLIEGAMLHLQADLDWLERCQEELE, via the coding sequence GTGCGGCTGCCGCTCCTGGCACTTCTCACCCGTGGTCCGGCGCACGGTTACGAGCTCAAGCAGGACCTTGAGAAGCTCCTGGGTGCCGCGTACCCTCAGCCGAATGTCGGCCAAATCTACGTCACTCTTGGGCGGCTGGAAAAGGCCGGTCTGATCGCAGGCGAGGACGTCGAGCAGTCCGGCAGGCCCAACAAGCGTACGTATCGGCTCACCGACGCCGGGCGGGAGGCCGTACTCGCCTGGTTCGAAGAGACCACGGACGAGCCGCGGGTCAGGGACGAGTTCTTCATGAAGGTCGCCCTCGCGCCCCAATCCGGTCTTGCCGACCCGATCACGCTGATCAACAAACAGCGGCGTCAGTACCTGAACACCATGCGTGACCTGTCGAAGCTGGCCGCGGCCGAGGACCGGGACAACAGGGTCTCCCAGCTGCTGATCGAGGGCGCGATGCTGCATCTGCAAGCCGACCTCGACTGGCTGGAACGCTGTCAGGAGGAGCTGGAATGA
- a CDS encoding ABC transporter ATP-binding protein, with translation MSEDTAPAALGASGATPGQGDNVPIVRAEGLTKTHHGEGAPVHAVRGVDLTVQPGEFVAVTGPSGAGKSTLLHLIGGLQRPDSGRLWLDGRRVDEYREARWAVLRRRSIGIVFQFFNLVSDLTVADNVELPALLAGASPKAARDSRAELLAELGLEGRERSMPGELSGGEQQRVALARALVNHPALLLADEPAGSLDSKGTREVLRLLSRFHQRGQTILLVTHDARMASAADRVISFFDGRIADDAALGAGHRTTGRGVSGVLELKE, from the coding sequence ATGAGCGAGGACACCGCTCCTGCCGCGCTGGGCGCATCCGGTGCCACGCCTGGTCAGGGGGACAATGTACCGATCGTACGCGCCGAGGGTCTGACCAAGACCCATCACGGCGAAGGCGCACCGGTTCACGCCGTACGCGGAGTGGATCTGACCGTTCAGCCCGGGGAATTCGTTGCTGTCACCGGCCCCTCCGGCGCCGGCAAGTCCACGCTGCTCCACCTCATCGGCGGGCTCCAGCGACCCGACAGCGGCCGCCTCTGGCTCGACGGCCGCCGGGTGGACGAGTATCGCGAGGCCCGCTGGGCGGTGCTGCGCCGCCGGAGCATTGGCATCGTCTTCCAGTTCTTCAACCTGGTCTCCGACCTCACCGTCGCCGACAACGTCGAACTGCCCGCGCTGCTGGCGGGCGCCTCGCCCAAGGCAGCCAGGGACAGCCGGGCGGAACTGCTCGCCGAACTCGGCCTCGAAGGCAGGGAACGGTCCATGCCGGGCGAACTCTCCGGCGGCGAGCAGCAGCGCGTCGCTCTGGCCAGGGCCCTGGTGAACCATCCCGCGCTGCTGCTCGCCGACGAACCGGCCGGCAGCCTGGACAGCAAGGGCACCCGGGAAGTGCTCCGGCTGCTCTCCCGGTTCCATCAACGCGGCCAGACGATCCTGCTGGTCACCCATGACGCACGGATGGCCAGCGCGGCCGACCGGGTCATCAGCTTCTTCGACGGGCGAATAGCCGACGACGCGGCACTCGGTGCGGGGCACCGCACCACGGGCCGCGGCGTCTCCGGCGTACTCGAACTGAAGGAGTGA
- a CDS encoding FtsX-like permease family protein: MRATLRWAHADLRAHRGQSVFVVLASAGIIASLLLAVALFSYAANPWQRIFTQSQGAHVWLHTRVAADMGTLSELDGVAGVSGPYRTGQATLESRGVRASVALRAAGTRPPEIARPLVTEGSWLDTQAEGVVLESSLARVLWAEPGDTLTVAGSDGTARTLRVAGVAEAAEPRYRPGGEPGIGWVLPGTLDRIAPHSTSHSVGLRLDEPDDTDFTVQQAVTLLGADRVAQVTKWQQARAEAGGDERLLGQLFAVFGLGALLAAALAASGAISARIRGQLRDISILKAIGFTPGQVVRGFLVQHLAFALLGVTLGTAAIALLGARIPGPIGEAAGVWQDLPGHTALMIGVPSGAVLLIATATSLAAWRAGRVPPVPVARAALPSVAPMTGLGRRALGMRVPPALVLGWRAAFPRRPRTLITVARLALPLLMITVALVTWSTLDMFRSRPADVGVPAALTVRAEQPGSLTGQDLQRALTAPPDVAAVHPGVEVAALVPGQTGTITLRGLGTARAPYPFTVVEGRPADGPDEAVAGQGLLDLLDVRVGDWVRMTVEGRPQILHIVGRSIEPEAGGRVISTTIDTLEERDPALRPDFYHLVLRPGAEPRAVSSALAEAAGGALEIRETPNPADRLEPARGVIAALVGVLALIGLTELLTVIGTGVRDRGRDLLALKAIGLTPRQISSAIVAAAGFTALLAAGIGTGLGVLSGSWLVDTQGRSSGMGAGIAHVPPALLLASVVAGAVLGAVAAAAVPATRTARRRLADSLTETL, from the coding sequence GTGCGGGCCACTCTGCGCTGGGCGCACGCCGATCTCCGGGCACACCGCGGACAATCCGTGTTCGTCGTCCTGGCCAGCGCCGGCATCATCGCTTCCCTGCTGCTGGCCGTGGCCCTGTTCAGCTATGCCGCCAACCCCTGGCAGCGGATCTTCACCCAGTCCCAGGGCGCCCATGTCTGGCTCCACACCCGGGTCGCCGCGGACATGGGGACGCTGTCCGAACTGGACGGTGTCGCCGGTGTCTCGGGGCCGTACCGCACCGGTCAGGCCACCCTTGAATCCCGTGGGGTGAGAGCGAGCGTGGCCCTGCGCGCGGCGGGCACCCGGCCGCCGGAGATCGCCCGGCCACTGGTCACCGAGGGGAGCTGGCTCGATACGCAGGCAGAGGGCGTCGTGCTGGAGAGCTCCCTCGCGCGGGTGCTCTGGGCGGAGCCGGGTGACACCCTGACCGTCGCGGGATCGGACGGCACCGCGCGCACCCTCCGGGTGGCCGGTGTAGCCGAAGCCGCGGAACCCCGCTACCGGCCGGGCGGCGAGCCCGGTATCGGATGGGTGCTGCCCGGCACACTCGACCGCATCGCACCGCACAGCACCAGCCACAGCGTGGGACTGCGGCTGGACGAACCGGACGACACCGACTTCACCGTCCAGCAGGCCGTCACTCTGCTCGGCGCCGACCGCGTCGCCCAGGTGACCAAATGGCAGCAGGCGCGCGCCGAGGCCGGAGGCGACGAGCGGCTGCTCGGGCAGCTCTTCGCGGTGTTCGGGCTGGGCGCCCTGCTGGCAGCCGCGCTCGCCGCATCGGGGGCGATCAGCGCCCGTATCCGCGGACAGCTGAGGGACATCTCGATCCTCAAGGCGATCGGGTTCACGCCGGGCCAGGTGGTACGCGGCTTCCTTGTCCAGCACCTCGCCTTCGCGCTGCTCGGGGTCACCCTGGGCACTGCGGCGATCGCCCTCCTGGGTGCCCGGATACCCGGCCCGATCGGGGAGGCGGCCGGGGTGTGGCAGGACCTGCCCGGGCACACCGCCCTGATGATCGGCGTCCCCAGCGGCGCGGTGCTGCTGATCGCGACAGCCACCTCACTCGCCGCCTGGCGAGCCGGCCGGGTCCCGCCGGTGCCGGTCGCCCGGGCGGCACTTCCCTCAGTGGCACCGATGACCGGGCTGGGCCGCCGGGCGCTCGGCATGCGGGTGCCGCCCGCGCTGGTACTGGGGTGGCGGGCGGCGTTCCCCCGGCGGCCGCGCACCCTGATCACCGTGGCCCGGCTCGCGCTGCCGCTCCTCATGATCACCGTTGCGCTCGTCACCTGGTCCACGCTGGACATGTTCCGCAGCCGCCCCGCGGACGTGGGAGTGCCCGCAGCGCTGACCGTACGGGCCGAGCAGCCCGGCAGCCTCACCGGCCAGGATCTCCAGCGCGCGCTGACCGCCCCCCCGGACGTCGCCGCCGTCCATCCGGGCGTGGAGGTCGCGGCGCTGGTGCCGGGGCAGACCGGCACCATCACACTGCGAGGGCTCGGCACCGCCCGCGCTCCCTACCCCTTCACCGTTGTCGAGGGGCGCCCCGCCGACGGCCCTGACGAGGCGGTCGCCGGCCAAGGCCTGCTCGATCTGCTGGACGTACGGGTCGGAGACTGGGTCCGGATGACGGTTGAGGGGCGGCCGCAGATCCTGCACATCGTCGGACGCAGCATCGAACCGGAAGCCGGCGGCCGGGTCATCTCGACGACGATCGACACGCTTGAAGAACGCGACCCGGCACTGAGGCCGGACTTCTACCATCTCGTCCTGCGGCCCGGCGCGGAACCCCGTGCGGTGAGCAGCGCTCTCGCCGAGGCAGCCGGAGGCGCCCTGGAGATCCGAGAGACACCCAACCCGGCGGACCGGCTGGAACCGGCGCGGGGCGTGATCGCGGCCCTTGTCGGAGTGCTGGCCCTGATCGGGCTCACCGAGCTGCTGACCGTCATCGGCACCGGCGTCCGCGACCGCGGCCGTGATCTGCTCGCGCTCAAGGCGATCGGACTGACACCTCGCCAGATCAGCTCGGCGATCGTGGCGGCCGCCGGCTTCACGGCACTCCTGGCCGCCGGGATCGGCACGGGGCTGGGGGTGCTGTCCGGCAGCTGGCTGGTGGACACACAGGGCCGCTCCAGCGGTATGGGCGCCGGTATTGCCCATGTCCCGCCCGCGCTGTTGCTGGCTTCGGTCGTGGCCGGCGCAGTGCTGGGTGCTGTCGCAGCCGCGGCGGTACCGGCGACCAGGACCGCGCGCCGCCGACTGGCGGATTCGTTGACCGAGACACTCTGA
- a CDS encoding mannose-binding protein: MSPQHHTPGANAEAAAARAEEAGSPPPSSAPDEQAPSPAAAPKAESGTAPSGETAAATATAAAPPPAAEEPEEGVAVAAAVGTAPPDVKADTGTDTGRPRKPILAGAAIAGAVLVAIPLLLAGSANDERPDSAKGLAVDSDTVLNASSAPAVLDDYVAEKPSSSPSKAKPKKSEAPKVAVVQPAAPSPSPKASSSPEKKAKAKPKPKATPKPNWGTKTVYATSVLQVGQAWSTNRIRMVMQSDGNLVVYNEKGKPIWAAMTFGANHRAIFQQDGNLVIHNADDRPIWASKSHGHENAQLVLRADGKVVILHNGGVIWST; this comes from the coding sequence ATGTCCCCCCAGCACCACACCCCCGGCGCGAACGCGGAGGCGGCCGCCGCCCGCGCAGAGGAGGCCGGGTCGCCACCCCCGTCCTCGGCACCGGACGAGCAGGCCCCGAGCCCCGCCGCGGCCCCCAAGGCGGAGTCAGGCACTGCCCCGAGCGGGGAGACCGCTGCCGCGACCGCCACCGCCGCCGCCCCGCCCCCGGCCGCCGAGGAGCCCGAGGAGGGCGTCGCCGTGGCGGCGGCCGTCGGAACGGCGCCGCCGGACGTCAAGGCCGACACCGGTACCGACACAGGACGCCCCCGCAAGCCGATCCTGGCGGGGGCCGCGATCGCCGGCGCCGTCCTGGTCGCCATACCCCTGCTGCTGGCGGGGAGCGCGAACGACGAGCGACCCGACTCCGCCAAGGGGCTGGCCGTGGACTCCGACACCGTCCTGAACGCGAGCTCCGCCCCCGCCGTGCTCGACGACTACGTGGCCGAGAAGCCCAGTTCGTCCCCGAGCAAGGCGAAGCCGAAGAAGAGCGAGGCTCCGAAGGTCGCCGTCGTCCAGCCTGCCGCGCCCTCGCCGAGCCCCAAGGCGAGCAGCTCGCCCGAGAAGAAGGCCAAGGCGAAGCCCAAGCCCAAGGCGACCCCGAAGCCGAACTGGGGCACCAAGACTGTCTACGCGACCAGTGTCCTGCAGGTCGGACAGGCCTGGTCCACCAACCGCATCCGCATGGTCATGCAGAGCGACGGCAACCTCGTCGTCTACAACGAGAAGGGCAAGCCCATCTGGGCGGCCATGACGTTCGGAGCCAACCACCGGGCAATCTTCCAGCAGGACGGCAACCTCGTCATCCACAACGCCGACGACCGCCCCATCTGGGCCTCCAAGAGCCACGGCCACGAGAACGCCCAGCTGGTCCTGCGGGCGGACGGCAAGGTCGTCATTCTTCACAACGGCGGAGTCATCTGGTCCACCTGA